The following proteins are encoded in a genomic region of Magallana gigas chromosome 1, xbMagGiga1.1, whole genome shotgun sequence:
- the LOC105331372 gene encoding uncharacterized protein, with protein sequence MHHVQIQGRSQISNDYSQVCKQGFCTGSLCLKVGTPENGTSPGVWEECFVTLPGDLTVQQKEQLCYLACKKNDSDAVCYATNQNLDSSNALYVLLQDVNQRKQSSGGIKLTAGSPCNNTKVTVMCFLVAVALIMKDHYSD encoded by the exons ATGCATCATGTCCAGATTCAGGGAAGGAGCCAGATCTCAAATGACTATTCACAGGTCTGCAAACAAGGG TTTTGCACAGGCTCCTTGTGTCTAAAGGTTGGAACACCAGAAAATGGGACATCTCCAGGTGTTTGGGAGGAATGCTTTGTTACACTGCCTGGTGACCTGACAGTACAACAAAAGGAGCAGCTGTGTTATTTAGCCTGTA AGAAGAATGACTCTGATGCTGTATGCTATGCCACAAACCAGAACCTGGACAGTTCTAATGCCCTGTATGTTCTCCTACAAGATGTCAACCAGCGGAAACAGTCCAGCGGCGGAATCAAACTAACAGCCG GTTCCCCCTGTAACAATACCAAGGTTACTGTGATGTGTTTTCTCGTTGCCGTGGCGTTGATAATGAAGGACCACTACAGCGACTGA